ACTTGCCTTTCGATCAGCTCTGGCATATCCAAAGTATGGGATCACAGCAGTGATGTTCTTGGCTGATGCTCTCCGACAAGCATCTATCATGATCAGAAGTTCCATGAGATTCTCATTTGCCTGAGGACAGGTGGGCTGCAGTAGAAAAACATCGCATCCTCTAACACTCTCTTGCAACTGAACGTATATTTCACCATCAGCAAATCGCTTTATGTTGATCTTTCCCAGTTCTAGGCCCATATACCAAGCAACTTCCTAGGGATGAAAGACGAACGTTAACAAATAGCAAAACTCCAATCATATAGAAAACTACAGTAGTTCAGAAATATAGTTTATGAGTTTGTCAGAGTATTTAACTAGAACGATGCGAAATACCACCAAAAACAATCCCAATTTCATGCTGGAGAATAAGCTTTTTCATCAAAGTCAACGAGGAAAATGACAGCTTCACACATGAGGAACTAAATCAAATGAACATCTTACAAGATTTCAGCATGAAGAGCAACATCCATTTGAGTTTAAACATGATAAGATTTTTGTACAAGCAAAGTCTTAATATTCCACCAGTTGACGAGGAGCAAAATCAAGATGACAGGGCAATATAAACATAACTCGTTTGTATACAACTATCAAGAACTAAATACTTACCTGAGATAGAGCAGGATTTGCTGTGCCAGAAAACAATTTCAGCCTGGTATCATTTCTGTTAACAGTTTTATCCACTCGGGCAGATTCCAAGAACTTGGGGAAGGTCTGGCCGTTAAGGACAGGAATAGGAGGCTTCCCGTTTCCAAAATTCAATGGTTCAGCAATATCGCATTTCTGGCACAGTAAATAACTTGGAATCAGTAAGCAACAAACAcaactcctttttcttcttccacaAAGACACTATACATGCACAGCTACCACCATAACACAGAATTTACTTCCCATCCCCTGGCGCTTCGTTTGCagtaagaaaaaaagcaaaaagaaatgaatttgagttttatGTAGCTAAAAATTTATCCTTTatccatttatatatatatgcgcaaCCGATTTTTATAACTTTcgacaccaaaacaaaataaagtaattcACGAATACAACCATAATcaaacatattcatcaaaaCCATCCTCAAATGCTTCGAAGAAATCAGGTTTGTTCTATTAAGAACccaaattcaattattaaataaggaaaaaagaaacaggtgaaaaaattaaaaaaaacgtggaaacacaaataaaaatagtattaaaaacAACATATCATTATCAATTTCAATAGAATGTCTCTAACTTTGTGTGCGTGTCTCTGTCTCATTAGTTTTACCAAGCACGCAACAAGCTTTGAGCCTACGAATAAAAAAAGGGCTCAAAacaggaaaacaaaagaaagatgttattttattattattattattattattactggaTTCTATTCTAGCTTACAATGGTGTTTGTAGAGGAAATTCGGGTGCGAGCGCCATTGAAACTCAAACTTGTTTGTCTAGAACAGCAACGAGACAAAGACGAAGAGGGCTTCAAAAACGACGCCGTTCGTGAAGGAGACGATTGCATGCCCAATGAAGacgccatttttttttttctttctcgaaGTTTAGGGTTGAGGATTGgcttaacttttatttattactaAATAATTTGAATGGACAAAACTAATGCCAAACAGACGATGAGGGTGAGAGAAAGTCGAAAGAAATCTAAAGAGAAGGAGAGTCTCTTCTAAAGAGGAGGAGAGTCTCAGGAGACGGTGGAGGTGTTTCTTTCTCACCCTTCACCCTCCTGTGTTCTCTTTACCTCCTTTAGGAGTTGCTTTGTTTTTATAGTAGACCTACTGCTAAGTACTACTTTGAGGAGAATTGTAGTTAaggttgtgttttaaaaatatttttttatttaggaagactctaaaataattttatttttttttaaaaaatatttttatattaatacattagcataatttaaaaaacattaatttaaaaaaaaaaataaaacacagtaCAACTAGAATGCCAAACAAACAGacccttaaaaaaattcaacataaatttttttatatataattttaatatctcaatgttaaaaatacaaaaaaattattattaaataaaaattatttctaaaaaataaaaacaacttaattaGTAAAATAACCGGCAAAGATGATAAATTAttgtcaaataaataataacataaaagatCACAAATTCACAGCCCACATAATCGGTATGCCATccttgtaattaatattttttaatctaaatcctagtatttaaaaatttattggacCTTGTTTAATTTAGTCAAACCGGTCAATCTACTAAAAAATTTCTCTCAACAATAATATAATctatttataaaactcaaaaccttattttaaaaagaaatcataaaaccAGTTCAACCagatgattttataattaattagtcctTAATCTGTTATTAGTAGAAAGAAGTGACTAAAATTAAAGGATTAGGATTCGTTAGGTTGCCGAATTAGGATTGAGTGATTGGGGTTTTTTGGAGTCAGAAAGAATGGAAAAAAGGTATGATGGATGCTACTTCTAGTGTTATACTGCCGCCACGTGTGTGGGGACCAAATCCAAGTGGCAGCTCTAGGGATTCTCAACTCTACTCTACTAACGTGTGTGAGCGCTTGCTTTGGTCGGTTGGAATACGATGCAGCGAGTACTTTTGggattcttttcaatttctttgaCTTGTGGAAAATATTCGCAAATTCTTCCTTCGTGGGTTCAGTAATTGGATGCCCTTGCATGCTCCATACGCAATTTAAGATCATGCAGGCTatacgatatttttttttagtcaaaagcATGCTTAGGAAGCGTTTGGAAACGTGGTTGAAACcgtgttcttttaaaaaaaaaaaaaattattaaaatttaatatagtttgtatattttaaatcgttttgatgtactgatatcaaaaatatttttttaaaaaataaaaaaaaatcattgacatatatttcagtacaaaaagttatttgaaaaacaaccactaccGTATTGCTAAATATACTCTTCATGTGCTTGGGGTTGACTTGATGACTCAGATTCCTAGAGATtcctgagagagagagatgatgctACCGGTTGTATACATTCAGAGCAGTCATCGGTCAAGCAAAGCAGTAAATGGTATTTTCAGCTGATCAGTTCTGTAAAATTTGGTCAATGTTCTTGATCGTAGAAGCTTTTGCCGGAAGGTTCCTTGGGAGCTTTGTTAGCTTGGCCTGCAAATGACAAAAGAGATGTAAGCTTGACATCAACAATTAATTAACGTGAGATTATCTTTGCTGACTCACAAATTTCTATACGCAATTTGCAACTACAGCTATCGTGTACTAAATTAGAGAAAGAGGGCTGCATGCATATGTCAATGGTTAATCCTTCTTTTTGCAGATTATGTTACAGGTATTTAAATCTTTAGCTCAAGTCTGCTTCAGTGTTTCCACTCTTTCCCATACAAGGCCACCAAAAACGATTTATAAAAATGTCCTAAAATTCGAAAGTCAGCAGCAAAATACAGATTGAGTTACAGTCTCTTCAAGTTCATCCTAAACCTTTTCTCTGTTTCCATGAAGCAGAATTCTGGAAGCGTTACAGTCTCTTCAAGTTCATCCTCAACCTTTTCTCTGTTTCCATGAAGCAGAAAAGCAGAATTCTGGAAGCGTTACAGTCTCTTCAAGTTCATCCTAAACCTTTTCTCTGTTTCCATGAAGCAGAATTCTGGAAGCGTTACAGTCTCTTCAAGTTCATCCTAAACCTTTTCTCTGTTTCCATGAAGCAGAATTCTGGAAGCGTTACAGTCTCTTCAAGTTCATCCTAAACCTTTTCTCTGTTTCCATGAAGCAGAATTCTGGAAGCGCTATGCTATACGTTTTTCGAGTGCACACAAGCAATCCTATACGTTTTTCCTTTGCACCCATTTCCTCTTAGGGCAGAGAGCCTAAAGATGCAGTATTTGGCTTGTCATCCAAATCTAGAAAAGCTTGTTCCACCAATGCTCACATATAAttcctaacaaaaaaaacacactaaTGATCAGAGAAATTAAAATCCCATTACATCTTCTTCTCCATAATCACATAGCTTAATACAAATTCACTATACTATCAATTTTTGACTAAATAGTCCTATATGAACAGAACCGAAAAATGACTGTTTAATACAAAACTGAACAAACCTACTTGGCCAACGTTCATCAACATCCTTTTATTTCCACATCCTGTCTCAAAATCAAACCCCGTGACTTCTAACACACTAACACGGAGAAGATGAAGAGTGCAAAAGAtgcaagaagaagatgaaaataaaataaattacaataagcATGAAGAATCTTAATGAGCATGTAGGAAGGGAGAGACGGAGGTACATGGGAAGGAGAGGGTTGTTGAATGAGGTGAAGGCGATTGGTGGTGGATTGTACAGCGTGAGAAATTTGATCAGCCACTATTGATTTTGCTGTGCCTTCTCTTGCACATGCACTTCCAGCTGATGATGTTGATCTTGCTATTGCTCTCTCCATTTGCTTTGCTTGTACTCCAGGAACAGACATCACATGAGATGTTTCTGATCACCGATCATCAACCAATGCCAAAAGACATAGcattcattctttatttcttgatttattgtCGTCTTTTTATATATGTAGTACAAAGTTTTGTGCTTTTTACTAAACCATCCTCTGCTTACCTGCAGTCTCCTTCCTAGGTGAGGTAAGCTCCCGAATCCCCAGCATTGTGGACCAGACCAGCCAAGACCAGGTCTAGGATAAGAGCAGAAATGTCATGATTCATGCACCACTGTAGCAGCAACCTTATATTACAATTCTAATATTCTCTAATATTTCCATTCATTTATGAAATGATAACatattccaaaacaaaatgcaagtGGATGGCCTAGAGGTTTTGGGTTTCTAGATTGTTTAATTTTCACAACCAAGTAGATTGACTTGCAATAAAATTATGATCTAGACAGCAGTAACTTACAACAAATCTGTAACGAGTGTTGAGCACTATAATCTTAATCGAACTGTCAATGTTCAAGCAATTTAGCCTGGATATTGATTGAGCTGCCGAAAAACTCAATGAGGATTGGGCTTTTCATGATGGGCTGATGAACAAAAAGGTTGGATTGGCTAGAAATATGAGACATCGATGCCATTGTTCTACACTGGCCATATATTACGCACCTCGACCCCGTTCCAGGCACCCCAAACGAAACGCAAAACCTGTTAGGTAACGCATGACTCCCTACGGAGGAGTTAAAACGGTGGTTCAAGTTCCATCATTTGATTCCTGGTAGTTGAAGGCCACCGAGGTTGAATAATTCGTTCATTAGAAATGCCTTCTGCTAATGAAAACATCACATGCAACATAGCTATGCATATCTTCATTCTGAAGCTATTAAAATCTACCGAAGCTTTTATGGTAGAAAAGGCCTTCCAAGTCCAAAATCATCTTCTTGATCCCTACAATATCAGCACACACGTCTTGCTATAGTTCAAGAACTATACAGTATATGCAGTGGATTTATATTGGTCTCCGCCAACTGATTGACTTGGTCATTCAACGTCAGGGCATCTCCTGTGGAGTGAGTGGCTTATTAATGGTATTCACAAATCGCTGTAGACACAGAAAGATGTTTTGTAGGACACCTTCATGCAGCCAATTGACCGATTAGGTGAAAGTCGTGCCCGGTATTGTTATCCTATTCCCTCCAAATCCAGTTGTTATGGGTAACTGTGCTTCCACAAGAGCTAGTCCAGCACCTTGTATCAACACCCAAGCCAGCAATTCATTTTCACCAGGGCATAAGAGCTTCGAAAAGAAAACCAGGGAACCTTGAAGATCAATATTTAGCTGAATGACTTCCAATATGCAAGGGGAATCATAAAACGCATGAGTGCACATAATCCAAATAAGTCTCACCATTTTACTTGGTAACGCTCAGTCAAAATGAATACATGCTGATTTTGGAAGAGCAATAATACCGTGCACACTGAAAGAACCTGCCAATCTAAGTACACTGGAGCAACTAGATCCGCACATTCTATGGTGATCTCATGCAAATTCTCTTAACAACCAAGAACATGAAACCTCTTCTGACCAACACGACGTAAGAAACAGAGCTTGGGATTGATTTTGTGGCAAATGAATTTGAAATATTAACGTCTCAGCTTGTTAAAAACATCTGGTTTTAATGGAAGGTAGGTAGTCCATTACCAGGCTCTTTAGACCACTTGTGCTCAGAGATCAAGCAAGGATTCAAAATCAGTGGGTATGGAGCCAAATACTATAGTCTCAACAATTCAGAAAGATATATAGGGTAACTGAGGCAACTGGGCTTGAAGATGAATTTCACTGAAGAAGACTAAAATTAGTTATCTTCACCATGACAGACCATGAAAAGCGAGATAGCTATAGCAATGACGTTTTCTTCCCAGATGTAAACACTTGTTACTTTACTtatcaacaaataaattttcGAGCAAATAATCTCAAAATCACATGATATTTAGGAGTTGTTGTTAAGTGATGATCAAGACACCTTTACATCCTCTAGGTTAATAGCTAATCAGTTTTTTGCACATACTCCTAACTTACTAGACACAAACCTGATATCATTCAAATAATAGCAAACCATCTACTGATATAAACCattggagaaaaagaaaagcaaaaacaagGAAACAAGGAGCTAACACATACAAGACATCCCTGATATCTTCTGAAGAAAGTATAAATTTCTAATACATCATCCACTTTCCAGCAAAACCTGTAAGCATTGCTAAATTGGTGAGAACTTAATCAGatatttcataatttgattGACAAATATCAGTCAATAAGCTCCATTATTCACATGTAACTAACATACACACAGATTGGAATAAATTGTTCGCACACACTGCTACATTTCTTTCCTTGAAATGAAGATTTTTAGCCTACACTTCAGCAGATAAATAAGCATCTGGCCATTTTAGGTGTCATATAATGGGTTATTCTATATACtgaaaaacaaactgaaaagtTCATCAGAAACCAGTTAAAAATATGTCAGCTCTATTGGAAGTACCAAACGCAGATCTAAAAATTTAGCACTTGAAAGGACGAAAATAGCTCAAAGGGCTACCAAAATAAAGCAATCATAAATGCAGAagtttctttgaatttcttgatCATTTGAACCTTTTTGTGTTCGAagaaatacaaatatttatcaTCAATCCCTACTTTTACCATAATGGGTTGGCAATGATTTCaaaccaaaaccctaaactagtATAATAAAGACCGCTATACCACCCATTTTAAATCCTTGCCGCAAGCTGGTCGTGGTATAGTTTACATAAAACCGAAAGctcaattaatatatacattCAAGTACAAACTAGAGGTCATACATTGTAGGCATTTCAAACCTGGTTAAAAGGAAGCAGCTTTAATAGCTTTTTGCAACTCACTTTCCAAGTCAGTCACCTTCTCTGCAGGCTTCTTCAATTCTTCTCTTTGCCCATTTCCTTCTCCATTATTTTTGTTGCTCCTCCACTGCTCAAACTCACCAAGATTACCGCTTGAAGCTGGCACCACTCTCTTAACAACACCATTGATCTCTTTGCGCGAATTCCTCGCCAAAATTCCCAGTCTCATATTCTCTAAATAGTGCTTCATCTCCCTATTCTCAGCCTCTAACACCTCCAAATCCCTTGTCATCCAAAAGCACATTCCTTTCAGCAACTCTAAATCTCCCAAATTACTCTCAttgcttttttccttctttacttCCTTTAACTCCTCAACCCTCTCAATCCCAATCTTATTCACTATCAAGTAGGGCATTTTAATCCCCAACTCAACAGGAAAATTCACAGCCCACCTCAAATTCATCAATACCCTTTTAGTCAATGGCAACACTGTTTTTGCCTTTACACCAACTCCACTAAAAAACCCTCTCTTTTTTCCATATTTCCACATTAATTGCCTCTCCGGAGAAAACCCAATTCCATAAGCATCATCAATGTAATTATGATTCACAAACCCCTCTTTCTCTGTACCATTACATGGCTCTAATTCCAATTCTTGCCAACCTGATGACCCATCTGAGGCAAACCCATTTCCAAGTTCAGATTTTGAAGGTGACCCAGATTCCAAATGGGGCCTATTTGTGGTTTGGGACCCACAATTAAAATCATAGTTAGGGTTTGAAGGTGGAGAGGTGGTTCTTTTGTGGAGCGAGAAATGGCCAAATTGTGGCTTGAattggagagagaaagaaggtaaAATCAAGTTGGAGCTTGAATTGGGGAGAGAAAACTGAGCAGAGAAAACAAGAGGGGAATCGTGTGGAGAACCAAAAAGGCCTAAGCCTgatttaagagagagagagaaaggagaatTGGCTGTTGTCGTGGATGGAGTGTAGGTAAGCTTGAGAGAAGGGCCTGAAGGGAAGTTCGTAGAGAGAGCAAGAGTGAGGTCAGAAATGGAGTTTGTTGTGGTGGTAGTGAGGATAGAAGTGAAAGGTTGATTGAGTATTGAAATGGGTAGTTTGGCCTTCAAGAGAGGGTTTTGGATTTGGTGGTCATCTTGAAGATTGAGGGAgagcttcattttctttttttagtacGTTTGGCTTCTTGATGGgttaaagaagaacaaaaaggaaAGTGAAAAACCTTTGATGGGCGGATTTTAATCTTTATCAACAACGGAAACTGGAACTGGACAGAGGCTGTGATTTGGTTTGGGATtgggagagggggagagagtTAAAGAGAGCAGTGATCTTATCAGGTTTTAGGTGGCTAGAAAAGTCGAAAGATACTTTCTACACAAAGTTCCGAAAGCCAGACTCCAACGAGATATCTCGCGCCTTTGTCTCGCAAAACAGATAGTTTCGGGATAAGAACATTCGTTTTcatgtgttttattttctaGCTAAAATTTAGTAAGGCttatttgttttctggaaagtattttccaggaaactattttccaaactttcttgtgtttgtttgtcattagaaaagttggtcaacaaaaaataatttccggtcagcgaaaaacactttctagtcaatggaaaacactttccggtcaacagaaaatactttccagtcaattttagtcaaaaaaaaaaaattgacttggttttcaggaaagtgttttccttttagctgtgtttgttttccggaaagtggtttccgggaaagcactttccaaactttcttgtgtttgtttgccaataggaaagttggtcaatggaaaacactttccagtaaaaggaaaatttggcttggttttcaggaaagtgttttcctgaaaaatttgaggggaaaacactttccggaagttgtgaaaaatttagaaatgtcattattttttgattatatcaaatttgatcctcaaacttttgattgctatacatattttgttttgaatatttatttttcaatttcatctctttaaaattttatttttatattaactttggtccttatttttataattgctatttgcttttttcttaatcattttttattaaaatttttattttatcaaatttgatcctcattctttgattgttacttattttatttgaaataatttatgaaatgttgattattattattttaatttcttcatttttaatttttttttttaatttttttagatttgattcctattattttgattattattttgttttatttgagataatttatgaaattatattttttttcaatttcattctcattcaactttttaatttgtaagatttgttcctcattattttaataaacttgagaaaaataaaaatattaataagttatttttccagctcattttccatgacataaccaaacactggaaaagtgttttccagttcattttccataacactaccaaacatcgaaaatactttcccggaattcactttccaggaattcactttccccggaattcactttccaaaaggaattcactttcctgcaaaacAAAACGGAgcaagaaaaaactattttaactagcattttaaaaacaaccatcaCACTCGTACtctttgaataaataataaataataaataataacatagATATTCATAAAAgagaatttcataatttttttattaaattttttttcaatcatcaaatacaagacaaataaattatttataaaaatatatatattaaagaatactAAAAAACTCATTATGTCATGAAAATTTAAGGAACTAAactcaagaattcataaaagtTCAAAAAGACAATGgcacatttaatatatataattatagattttataacATTTCTCTTGGAATGATCATATACTAAAAATATGTCTTGTTGAAaccttacaaagaaaaaaatctaattagataaaaaaaaaatctaagagaataaaaaaaaagtgcaacaTTCTTATGTGATTTTTATATACTTTAGGATTCAATAAAGGATTTTATATAGATACTTCAAGATCCATATTTGAATATatacagaattaaaaaaaaaataatatcaaatcacCTTTGATTAAAACCATGTAAAGTAAAAATTCAATAGGAAAAAACCtaaacaaagggaaaaaaaagttaatttaaattgatttcacctcaaaagtaaatattttatgataaatcaTTAAGATGAtgcatttcaaatattaaagacAGGTTTCTTGAAAATCAAGCGGGTggtgattttataaataaatttgctAAATTATCATTTAACCTAATTTgcttaatcaatatttttttcttttaaaaaagtctTGCTTGAGTATAAAAAACTTTAGTaagatatgtttttgttttttgtctctTTTAATGTAGCCTGCTCTAAAAACAGTAATGCGGACAACattatcttaaataatattgtgAGACTATCTTACAATGGTTGacaattcatattttttctttttatgtgctggATAATTGACTGTATAACTATATACATTATCGACTTACTTTGTATGGATTTATGTAACAAattttttgaatgatttgatgaaaaatagcCACTAATGATAAGTCAAAACTTAAATtggagaaaaattgaaaaaataattgatatatcaagatatttgatctcacAACACAGGTCATAGTACCTAGTTGCgttttaataattgtattttttaaaatatttttttatttaatcaaacaattatAAGTGCCAATAAACGTAAAAAGAAGTTGTCAACAATAGCTATAgactaaacttaaaaaataaaaagatacatggtagatcaagatatttgatctcgCAAAACAAGTCATTGTATAGGGtggataatatttttcttttgtaataaaTGATTTATTAGTTGGATATAGTAGAATTGGCTCACATTACGATCATAGGTAGAGTAGTataaaaattcctaaaaaaaaatatattttaaccatGAATTTAAAATCAGTTCATATTGgatgctatttttatttaatattgaaatgaaaaacataatgaaTTATTTGGATCAAATCAAGTTAAACATCAAAATCCACGAGGATAAtcttgcaaaaataaataaattgaaaagctcAATCTCTAtattaactcaatattgaaggacaaaattgataaaaaaaaccactaaaaaaaacaagtgaactCGAGTCaaccaaccaaaacttcaaatCAATTCGTTTAGCACACGTCATTGGATTTCAATAAGACTTTTATCCcatagatcatttttttttatttaattatacaacatTAAAGCacatgataatgttttttttgtatggaatggtttttttttttttttttaaaaaaaaaagataaaatgtgGAGACTAAGCTAGCAAAAGTAGAACCAttgataacaaataataaaaattgtatcttttttttggtttaaaagtttaaataaaaataagatagtTTTGAACATCAAAACTATAACTAATCTAGGTGGTAGGTAATTTGAacttcaagttatttttttactaaaccaAATGatcataaaagttattattcattCACTTCcgaattgaaataataaaataagcacAATATTTCCTATACATATAGACATTCTATAATTATATACCATCATTAAGAaatcaattaactcaaaaatcTATATGGAATTACTTGTCacatattgataataatttatcatgataTAATCTAGTAAATGGCATGTCAATAGTCTANNNNNNNNNNNNNNNNNNNNNNNNNNNNNNNNNNNNNNNNNNNNNNNNNNNNNNNNNNNNNNNNNNNNNNNNNNNNNNNNNNNNNNNNNNNNNNNNNNNNNNNNNNNNNNNNNNNNNNNNNNNNNNNNNNNNNNNNNNNNNNNNNNNNNNNNNNNNNNNNNNNNNNNNNNNNNNNNNNNNNNNNNNNNNNNNNNNNNNNNNNNNNNNNNNNNNNNNNNNNNNNNNNNNNNNNNNNNNNNNNNNNNNNNNNNNNNNNNNNNNNNNNNNNNNNNNNNNNNNNNNNNNNNNNNNNNNNNNNNNNNNNNNNNNNNNNNNNNNNNNNNNNNNNNNNNNNNNNNNNNNNNNNNNNNNNNNNNNNNNNNNNNNNNNNNNNNNNNNNNNNNNNNNNNNNNNNNNNNNNNNNNNNNNNNNNNNNNNNNNNNNNNNNNNNNNNNNNNNNNNNNNNNNNNNNNNNNNNNNNNNNNNNNNNNNNNNNNNNNNNNNNNNNNNNNNNNNNNNNNTGATGGTTGTAATAGTGAAGACAATAATATCTCATACCCATCCCCCTGACTTATATGCCAGTTGCTCcctttgataataaaaatatagcagTGTTCCATCCACTACTCGTGGTTTCTGgggtttttttgtcatttctgCTCTCAGTCATCTGCATCCTGCATTTGTTGCTTAGTAATCTTAATTTGACCAAGAATAGGACATGTAGAGAGTAACATAGTTCATACTATGATAGCTAGAAAGTAGCATTTTTGCCATAAGATGTGCCCTTTACAATTTTAAAAGACactgttttttcctttcttgagGTAAGGTGTCAGGGTATTGCTAAACATCGAGTTTCTTGCCACAAGTATTGCTATCAGATTTTAGCTGTACTCATTTATGGGTGGTTCggttctccctctccctctctcttaaGTCGTAAAATACTCTGATTTGATAAAATGAATGACAGATGTTTGGGAGTAAGAATTTATTGTCTAGATTAGTActttgatatgaaaattttgAAGTTGTAAACAACAAGGTTACTGGTGTAAGTCTTTAGATTGACCACTTCGTGCAAAAAAGGCTGACAATCAgactattttcaataactttGTTGCACCATTATGCAATAGCATTTGTAGTgatctttattatatatattaaggttCACACGGCGCAAGTTTAGTCAAGCTGTATTTCTCTTCACTTAGAGCTGGGGATTTGTTGGCAATGAAGAAGAGAACTAGAATGTGAAAAAGTTATTTCTAACTAACTG
This region of Populus alba chromosome 3, ASM523922v2, whole genome shotgun sequence genomic DNA includes:
- the LOC140955427 gene encoding tobamovirus multiplication protein 2B-like isoform X1; translation: MLGIRELTSPRKETAETSHVMSVPGVQAKQMERAIARSTSSAGSACAREGTAKSIVADQISHAVQSTTNRLHLIQQPSPSHAKLTKLPRNLPAKASTIKNIDQILQN
- the LOC140955427 gene encoding uncharacterized protein isoform X2, which encodes MLGIRELTSPRKETAETSHVMSVPGVQAKQMERAIARSTSSAGSACAREGTAKSIVADQISHAVQSTTNRLHLIQQPSPSHELYVSIGGTSFSRFG